From Paracoccus aminovorans, one genomic window encodes:
- a CDS encoding DUF1330 domain-containing protein: MTALWIAHVTVTDPEAYGKYAQLAGPAIAAHGGVFLARGARYVQLEGKDRARNVVARFPSLEDAVACYRSAEYQAALDHARNAAERELVIVEENPPPTSE; encoded by the coding sequence ATGACCGCGCTCTGGATTGCCCATGTCACCGTGACCGACCCCGAGGCCTATGGCAAATACGCCCAGCTGGCCGGCCCGGCCATCGCCGCGCATGGCGGTGTGTTCCTGGCCCGCGGCGCGCGCTATGTGCAGCTTGAGGGCAAGGACCGCGCCCGCAATGTCGTGGCGCGCTTTCCCAGTCTAGAAGATGCGGTGGCCTGCTACCGCTCGGCCGAATATCAGGCGGCGCTGGACCATGCCCGCAACGCGGCCGAGCGCGAGCTTGTGATCGTCGAGGAGAACCCGCCCCCGACTTCTGAGTGA
- a CDS encoding ATP-binding protein: MISERAEILRSAQILVPFLALPALVGALWLALWPQQADAGATLLVAGAAASAWYLLGGAISARHLWRGLAVRRDLGRTMPAVLGHDLPALAIDPQGLILAQNELALDRLGDLVGRYVLDLLGRRHADPEAEWRDLGIRLARCGRLRTDLGDLGHFQVTREAGALVQLWLAATPEPAAAPAEPAPRSDGEDFDLLPVALITLDPSARVLRANAAACQLLGADIAGQSLAVLLDGLGRELGDWVGDICAGRTVGGAEVLHVKAEGPERFVQATLARGSGDYVTAVLSDASALKTLEAQFVQSQKMQAIGQLAGGIAHDFNNLLTAITGHCDLLMLRHDKADPDYADLDQISQNANRAAALVRQLLAFSRKQTLKPQIMDLRDTLSDLTHLLNRLVGERIVLTFDHDPSLRMIRADRRQFEQVIMNLVVNARDAMPEGGDITISTDNVRLEDPAGIGRATLPRGDYVRVKVRDQGCGIAPDDLAKIFEPFFTTKRMGEGTGLGLSTAYGIVKQTGGYIFCDSTPGEGSCFSLFFPAHDRGTAEEPAAPAASAPIRARRELEATVLLVEDEAPVRAFASRALKLQGFNVLEAACAEDALSLLSDQRLLVDVFVTDVVMPGMDGPSWVRTALRDRPDTRVIFMSGYAEDIFSEGRPPVPDSAFLAKPFSLSDLTALVARQLEGAGR; the protein is encoded by the coding sequence ATGATTTCCGAACGGGCAGAAATCCTGCGCTCGGCGCAGATCCTGGTGCCTTTCCTGGCGCTGCCGGCCCTGGTCGGCGCCTTGTGGCTGGCGCTCTGGCCACAGCAAGCCGATGCCGGGGCTACGCTGCTGGTCGCCGGTGCGGCGGCGTCGGCCTGGTATCTGCTGGGCGGCGCGATCTCGGCCCGGCATCTCTGGCGCGGGCTCGCGGTGCGGCGCGACCTTGGCCGGACGATGCCCGCGGTCCTGGGCCATGACCTGCCTGCGCTTGCCATCGACCCCCAGGGACTGATCCTGGCCCAGAACGAACTGGCTCTGGACCGCCTCGGCGACCTGGTCGGCCGTTACGTGCTGGACCTGCTGGGCCGGCGGCATGCCGACCCGGAGGCGGAATGGCGCGACCTGGGCATCCGCCTGGCCCGCTGTGGCCGGCTGCGCACCGACCTGGGCGATCTCGGCCATTTCCAGGTCACGCGCGAGGCCGGTGCCCTGGTCCAGCTGTGGCTGGCCGCCACGCCCGAGCCCGCGGCGGCGCCCGCCGAGCCCGCGCCCCGCAGCGACGGCGAGGATTTCGACCTTCTGCCGGTGGCGCTGATCACCCTGGACCCTTCGGCCCGCGTCCTGCGCGCCAACGCCGCCGCCTGCCAACTGCTGGGCGCGGATATCGCGGGGCAGAGCCTGGCCGTCCTGCTGGACGGACTGGGGCGCGAGCTGGGCGATTGGGTGGGCGACATCTGCGCCGGCCGCACGGTCGGCGGCGCGGAGGTGCTGCATGTCAAGGCCGAGGGACCCGAGCGTTTCGTCCAGGCCACCCTGGCCCGCGGCAGCGGCGATTACGTCACCGCGGTTCTTTCGGACGCCAGCGCCCTGAAGACGCTGGAGGCGCAATTCGTCCAAAGTCAGAAGATGCAGGCCATCGGTCAGCTTGCCGGCGGGATCGCCCATGATTTCAACAACCTGCTGACGGCCATCACCGGTCATTGCGACCTGCTGATGCTGCGCCACGACAAGGCCGATCCGGATTATGCCGACCTGGACCAGATCAGTCAGAACGCCAATCGCGCGGCGGCGCTGGTTCGGCAGCTGTTGGCCTTTTCCCGCAAGCAGACCCTGAAGCCGCAGATCATGGATCTGCGCGACACGCTCTCGGACCTGACGCATCTCTTGAACCGGCTGGTGGGCGAGCGCATCGTCCTGACCTTCGACCACGATCCCTCGCTGCGGATGATCCGCGCCGACCGCCGCCAGTTCGAGCAGGTGATCATGAATCTGGTGGTGAACGCCCGCGATGCCATGCCCGAGGGCGGCGACATCACCATCAGCACCGACAATGTCCGGCTCGAGGACCCCGCGGGCATCGGACGCGCCACCCTGCCGCGCGGTGACTACGTCCGCGTCAAGGTCCGCGATCAGGGTTGCGGCATCGCCCCCGACGATCTGGCCAAGATCTTCGAGCCCTTCTTCACCACCAAGCGCATGGGCGAGGGCACCGGGCTGGGGCTGTCGACCGCCTATGGTATCGTCAAGCAGACCGGCGGTTATATTTTCTGCGACAGCACCCCGGGCGAGGGCAGCTGCTTTTCTCTGTTCTTCCCCGCCCACGACCGTGGCACGGCCGAAGAGCCGGCCGCGCCCGCGGCCAGCGCCCCGATTCGCGCCCGGCGCGAACTTGAGGCGACCGTGCTACTGGTCGAGGACGAGGCGCCGGTTCGCGCCTTTGCCAGCCGGGCGCTGAAGCTGCAGGGGTTCAACGTGCTTGAGGCCGCCTGCGCCGAGGATGCGCTGTCGCTGCTTTCCGATCAACGCCTGCTGGTCGATGTCTTTGTCACCGACGTGGTGATGCCCGGTATGGACGGTCCGTCCTGGGTGCGCACCGCCCTGCGCGACCGGCCCGATACGCGGGTGATCTTCATGTCGGGCTATGCCGAGGACATCTTTTCCGAAGGCCGACCGCCGGTGCCGGACTCGGCCTTCCTGGCGAAGCCTTTCTCGCTTTCGGATCTGACGGCGCTGGTCGCCCGTCAGCTGGAGGGGGCGGGCCGCTGA
- a CDS encoding AAA family ATPase — translation MRGIDMKKPSASVSKITFSSGQEFTFRPKEKIIIVGSNNSGKSQTLREIVAYVSEGEKARPVVLSSLELEKNGTADELKEYLDNNATITDKHYNYKNWRFYADHTRMWGQPFLQHNLASGFIKNIDANNRLTICQLQQSVSDTDQRSAPQHLLYDSEALMRRISSLFRQAFGQDLMINYRGGSVIPIHVGQIPSSDLGHPVSDPYVEAVKKNPPLHEQGDGVKSFAGILFEAVVSDIDITMIDEPEAFLHPPQMRRLGGILASEVKGQLFVATHSSDIMRGFLEGTKGSVRMLRIRREGNKNFVAEAAPDTVKELWNTPVLRYSNALEGVFHEQAILCEDHSDCRLFNAVADYLSETQAARWLDTVYVPTGGKHAIPTIANILRKIGVPTKAVFDIDLLRSQDDLKKSVEAFGGEWAEFEEVWRKVNAAVSDGMPIKTNQEIKQFIKQIVDAAEPENLPKGDIIEAMKQGSAWSIVKKVGPAGLPRGDARKNYNALTEKLEEIGIYLVPVGEIEEFCPEMGVHGPKFVNKVLAEMSLADEKLQGLRSFVTKFHNGQHAPI, via the coding sequence TTGCGTGGGATTGACATGAAAAAGCCAAGCGCCTCAGTATCAAAAATTACTTTTTCCAGCGGTCAAGAGTTTACGTTCAGGCCCAAAGAGAAAATAATCATTGTTGGTTCCAACAACAGTGGAAAGTCCCAAACGCTCCGAGAAATAGTAGCGTATGTGAGTGAGGGAGAGAAGGCCCGCCCGGTAGTCTTGAGTTCATTAGAGCTGGAGAAAAATGGAACAGCTGATGAACTTAAGGAATATCTTGATAATAACGCCACAATTACTGATAAGCACTATAATTACAAAAATTGGCGTTTCTACGCAGATCACACTCGCATGTGGGGACAGCCATTTTTACAACACAACTTAGCTTCAGGTTTCATTAAGAATATCGACGCGAATAATCGATTGACGATTTGCCAGCTGCAACAAAGCGTTTCGGACACTGATCAACGATCAGCTCCACAGCATCTATTATATGACAGCGAGGCATTAATGAGGCGGATCAGCTCTCTTTTCCGCCAAGCATTTGGTCAAGATCTAATGATAAATTACCGTGGAGGCAGTGTTATTCCAATCCACGTCGGTCAAATTCCGTCTAGTGACCTCGGCCATCCCGTCAGCGACCCTTATGTTGAGGCGGTCAAGAAAAATCCCCCTCTGCATGAACAGGGAGATGGCGTAAAAAGTTTTGCCGGCATTCTGTTCGAAGCAGTTGTGTCCGACATTGATATTACGATGATCGACGAACCTGAGGCATTTCTCCATCCTCCCCAAATGAGACGACTTGGGGGAATTCTTGCTTCGGAAGTCAAGGGGCAGCTGTTTGTAGCAACTCACAGTAGCGATATCATGCGAGGATTCCTGGAAGGCACGAAAGGCAGTGTTCGCATGCTGCGCATTCGCAGGGAGGGCAACAAGAACTTTGTTGCTGAGGCCGCGCCTGATACTGTCAAAGAGCTTTGGAATACTCCCGTTCTTAGATACTCCAATGCACTCGAAGGCGTGTTCCACGAGCAAGCAATTCTGTGTGAGGACCATAGCGACTGTCGACTTTTCAACGCTGTTGCTGACTACCTTTCAGAAACTCAGGCCGCGCGCTGGCTCGATACGGTGTATGTTCCGACCGGCGGAAAGCATGCAATTCCTACTATCGCTAATATTCTTCGCAAGATAGGAGTTCCTACCAAGGCTGTTTTTGATATCGACCTTTTGCGGAGTCAGGATGATCTGAAAAAGTCTGTTGAAGCCTTTGGTGGTGAATGGGCGGAATTCGAGGAAGTTTGGAGAAAAGTTAACGCGGCTGTTTCGGATGGGATGCCTATCAAGACAAATCAAGAAATAAAGCAGTTTATCAAGCAGATTGTCGACGCCGCTGAGCCAGAAAATCTTCCGAAGGGCGATATCATCGAAGCCATGAAGCAAGGGTCTGCGTGGAGTATTGTTAAAAAGGTAGGGCCTGCAGGTCTGCCAAGAGGTGACGCGCGGAAGAATTACAATGCCTTGACCGAAAAGCTGGAAGAAATTGGAATTTACCTGGTCCCGGTGGGGGAAATCGAAGAGTTCTGTCCGGAAATGGGCGTGCACGGTCCAAAATTTGTCAACAAAGTTCTTGCTGAGATGAGCTTAGCTGATGAAAAATTGCAAGGCCTTAGATCTTTCGTGACAAAGTTTCACAACGGCCAGCACGCTCCCATCTAG
- the recA gene encoding recombinase RecA: MAGATLFDMNDKRSADKQKALDSALAQIERQFGKGSIMKLGADNPVAEIEATSTGSLGLDIALGIGGLPKGRIIEIFGPESSGKTTLTLHVVAEEQKKGGVCAFVDAEHALDPQYAKKLGVNLDELLISQPDTGEQALEIVDTLVRSGAVNLVVVDSVAALTPKSEIEGDMGDMQMGSQARLMSQAMRKLTASIGRSNCMVIFINQIRMKIGVMFGNPETTTGGNALKFYASVRLDIRRTGSIKDRDEVVGNSTRVKVVKNKVAPPFRQVEFDIMYGEGISKVGELIDLGIKAGVVEKSGSWYSYGDERIGQGRENAKQFLRDKPEVAYAIEDKIRASHGLDFGATDEGDDALTED, translated from the coding sequence ATGGCAGGGGCAACACTTTTCGACATGAACGACAAGCGATCGGCAGACAAGCAGAAGGCTCTGGACAGCGCGCTGGCCCAGATCGAACGGCAGTTCGGCAAGGGCTCGATCATGAAGCTGGGCGCCGACAATCCGGTGGCCGAGATCGAGGCGACCTCGACCGGCTCGCTGGGGCTGGACATCGCGCTGGGCATCGGCGGTCTGCCCAAGGGGCGCATCATCGAGATCTTTGGGCCTGAAAGCTCGGGCAAGACCACGCTGACGCTGCATGTGGTGGCCGAAGAGCAGAAAAAGGGCGGCGTCTGCGCCTTTGTCGATGCGGAACATGCGCTCGACCCGCAATATGCCAAGAAGCTGGGCGTGAACCTGGATGAGCTCTTGATCAGCCAGCCCGATACCGGCGAACAGGCGCTGGAGATCGTCGATACGCTGGTGCGCTCGGGCGCGGTGAACCTGGTGGTGGTCGACTCGGTCGCGGCGCTGACGCCCAAGTCCGAGATCGAGGGCGACATGGGCGACATGCAGATGGGCAGTCAGGCCCGGCTGATGAGCCAGGCCATGCGCAAGCTGACCGCCAGCATCGGCCGGTCGAACTGCATGGTGATCTTCATCAACCAGATCCGCATGAAGATCGGCGTGATGTTCGGCAACCCCGAGACCACGACCGGCGGCAATGCGCTGAAATTCTATGCCTCGGTGCGGCTCGACATCCGCCGCACCGGCTCGATCAAGGACCGCGACGAGGTGGTCGGCAACTCGACCCGGGTCAAGGTGGTCAAGAACAAGGTCGCGCCGCCCTTCCGCCAGGTCGAATTCGACATCATGTATGGCGAGGGTATTTCCAAGGTCGGCGAGCTGATCGACCTGGGCATCAAGGCCGGCGTGGTCGAGAAATCGGGCAGCTGGTATTCCTATGGCGATGAGCGCATCGGCCAGGGCCGCGAGAATGCCAAGCAGTTCCTGCGCGACAAACCCGAAGTGGCCTATGCCATCGAGGACAAGATCCGCGCCAGCCACGGCCTGGATTTCGGCGCCACCGACGAAGGCGACGACGCGCTGACCGAGGATTGA
- a CDS encoding sulfotransferase family protein, which produces MLIFWERRLVFLATPKAGSTAVESALEPLANLAVRRPAELKHTDLSGYRRHIEPWLHSVTGDRFTTIALMREPLDWLRSWYRFRLRDDGEAPEHEMTGLDFAGFARAYADPGGPALARVGHQADFLTAGQDRVDRIFRYEDIESFTHFLEDCLDCAISLPRVNVPPAVDVSLSPGHEDELRQVMAGDFRLYESL; this is translated from the coding sequence ATGCTGATCTTCTGGGAAAGACGCCTGGTCTTCCTCGCCACTCCGAAAGCCGGCTCCACCGCCGTGGAATCCGCGTTGGAGCCGCTTGCCAATCTGGCGGTCCGCCGCCCGGCCGAACTGAAGCACACCGATCTGTCGGGCTATCGCCGCCATATCGAGCCCTGGCTGCATTCGGTGACCGGCGACCGCTTCACCACCATCGCCCTCATGCGCGAGCCGCTGGACTGGTTGCGCAGCTGGTATCGCTTCCGCCTGCGCGACGACGGCGAGGCGCCCGAACACGAGATGACCGGCCTGGACTTCGCCGGCTTCGCGCGCGCCTATGCCGATCCCGGGGGGCCGGCGCTGGCGCGGGTCGGCCACCAGGCCGATTTCCTGACCGCAGGACAGGACCGGGTGGACCGCATCTTTCGCTACGAGGACATCGAAAGCTTCACCCACTTCCTCGAGGATTGCCTCGACTGCGCCATCAGCCTGCCGCGGGTGAACGTGCCGCCGGCGGTCGATGTCAGCCTGAGCCCCGGGCACGAGGACGAGTTGCGCCAGGTCATGGCCGGCGATTTCCGACTCTACGAGTCGCTCTAG
- the alaS gene encoding alanine--tRNA ligase, protein MPSLNDIRSTFLNFFERNGHRVVESSPLVPRNDPTLMFTNSGMVQFKNLFTGVETRDYKRATTSQKCVRAGGKHNDLDNVGYTARHHTFFEMLGNFSFGDYFKSEAIPFAWELLTKDFGIPKDKLLVTVYHTDDEAANIWKKVAGLTDDRIIRIPTDDNFWRMGPTGPCGPCTEIFYDHGDQIWGGPPGSADEDGDRFIEIWNLVFMQNEQFEDGSMRALDMQSIDTGMGLERIGALLQGKHDNYDTDLMRSLIEASAHATSADPDGPGKVHHRVIADHLRSTSFLIADGVMPSNEGRGYVLRRIMRRAMRHAHMLGAKDPVMYRLVPALVRQMGAAYPELGRAQALIEETLKLEETRFKQTLDRGLRLLDDELTRLPEGANLPGEAAFKLYDTYGFPLDLTQDALREKGRAVDVAGFDVAMAEQKAKARAAWAGSGETKDAAIWFDIAEEHGATEFLGYDTEISEGQILTLVQEGAAVESAGEGQQVQIVVNQTPFYGESGGQVGDTGLIKTESGAARVTDTKKANGVFIHVAEVTLGTISRGQGAQLSVDHDRRSAIRANHSATHLLHEALRRALGEHVAQRGSLNAPDRLRFDFSHGKALTAGEIAQVEREVNDFIRQNTPVETRIMTPDDARALGAQALFGEKYGDEVRVVSMGELEGSGKGTGGQTYSLELCGGTHVGRTGDIGMFALTTETASAAGIRRIEALTGQAAMDELRRVDGELSEIAGILKAQSGDVVNKVRALAEERKALANEVAQLKRQLAMGGGSDEKPKDINGIKLIARRVDGVSGKELGPLVDEMKARLGSGAVVVLAEAEGKATVAAGVTPDLTDRLSAVELVQAATFALGGKGGGGRPDRAQGGAPSLAAADQAIAAVETLIGEKA, encoded by the coding sequence ATGCCCAGCTTGAACGACATCCGCTCGACTTTTCTGAATTTCTTCGAACGCAACGGCCATCGCGTGGTCGAGTCGAGCCCCTTGGTGCCCAGAAACGACCCGACCCTGATGTTCACCAACTCGGGCATGGTGCAGTTCAAGAACCTGTTCACCGGCGTCGAGACCCGCGACTACAAACGCGCCACCACCTCGCAGAAATGCGTGCGCGCCGGCGGCAAGCACAACGACCTCGACAATGTCGGCTATACCGCGCGGCATCATACCTTTTTCGAGATGTTGGGGAATTTCAGCTTCGGCGACTACTTCAAGTCGGAGGCCATCCCCTTTGCATGGGAGTTGCTGACCAAGGATTTCGGCATCCCCAAGGACAAGCTGCTGGTCACCGTCTATCACACCGACGACGAGGCCGCGAACATCTGGAAGAAGGTCGCCGGGCTGACCGACGACCGCATCATCCGCATCCCGACCGACGACAACTTCTGGCGCATGGGCCCGACCGGCCCCTGCGGCCCCTGCACCGAGATCTTCTATGACCACGGCGACCAGATCTGGGGCGGTCCGCCCGGCTCGGCCGACGAGGATGGCGACCGCTTCATCGAGATCTGGAACCTGGTCTTCATGCAGAACGAGCAATTCGAGGACGGCTCGATGCGCGCGCTCGACATGCAGTCGATCGACACCGGCATGGGGCTGGAGCGGATCGGCGCGCTGCTGCAGGGCAAGCACGACAACTATGACACCGACCTGATGCGCAGCCTGATCGAGGCCAGCGCGCATGCGACCAGCGCCGACCCCGACGGGCCCGGCAAGGTGCATCACCGCGTCATTGCCGACCACCTGCGCTCAACCAGCTTCCTGATCGCGGATGGCGTGATGCCCTCGAACGAGGGCCGCGGCTACGTTCTGCGCCGTATCATGCGCCGCGCCATGCGGCATGCGCATATGCTGGGCGCCAAGGATCCGGTGATGTATCGCCTGGTGCCCGCGCTGGTGCGGCAGATGGGCGCCGCTTATCCCGAACTGGGCCGGGCCCAGGCGCTGATCGAGGAGACGCTGAAGCTGGAGGAAACCCGCTTCAAGCAGACGCTGGACCGCGGCTTGCGCCTGCTCGACGACGAGCTGACCCGCCTGCCCGAGGGCGCGAACCTGCCCGGCGAGGCGGCCTTCAAACTTTACGACACCTATGGCTTCCCGCTGGACCTGACCCAGGACGCGTTGCGCGAAAAGGGTCGCGCGGTCGACGTGGCCGGTTTCGACGTCGCCATGGCCGAGCAGAAGGCCAAGGCACGCGCCGCTTGGGCTGGCTCGGGCGAGACCAAGGATGCCGCGATCTGGTTCGACATCGCCGAAGAGCATGGCGCCACCGAATTCCTGGGCTATGATACCGAGATCAGCGAGGGCCAGATCCTGACCCTGGTGCAGGAAGGCGCGGCGGTCGAAAGCGCGGGCGAGGGCCAGCAGGTCCAGATCGTGGTGAACCAGACGCCCTTCTATGGCGAATCCGGCGGCCAGGTCGGCGACACCGGCTTGATCAAGACCGAGTCTGGCGCCGCCCGTGTCACCGATACGAAAAAGGCCAATGGCGTGTTCATCCACGTCGCCGAGGTGACGCTGGGCACGATCAGCCGCGGCCAGGGCGCGCAGCTGTCGGTCGACCACGACCGGCGCTCGGCCATCCGCGCCAACCACTCGGCCACCCACCTGTTGCACGAGGCGCTGCGCCGCGCCCTGGGCGAACATGTCGCGCAGCGCGGCAGCTTGAACGCGCCCGACCGGCTGCGTTTCGACTTCAGCCACGGCAAGGCGCTGACCGCCGGCGAGATCGCCCAGGTCGAACGCGAGGTGAACGACTTCATCCGCCAGAACACCCCGGTCGAGACCCGGATCATGACCCCCGACGATGCCCGCGCGCTTGGCGCCCAGGCGCTGTTCGGCGAGAAATACGGCGACGAGGTGCGGGTCGTGTCGATGGGCGAGCTTGAAGGCTCGGGCAAGGGCACCGGCGGTCAGACCTATTCGCTGGAACTGTGCGGCGGCACCCATGTCGGGCGCACCGGCGACATCGGCATGTTCGCCCTGACCACCGAGACCGCCTCGGCTGCCGGCATCCGCCGGATCGAGGCGCTGACCGGTCAGGCGGCGATGGACGAATTGCGCCGCGTGGATGGCGAGCTTTCCGAAATCGCCGGCATCCTCAAGGCGCAATCGGGCGATGTGGTGAACAAGGTCCGCGCGCTGGCCGAGGAACGCAAGGCGCTGGCCAACGAGGTGGCGCAGCTGAAGCGCCAGCTGGCCATGGGCGGCGGGTCTGACGAGAAGCCGAAGGACATCAACGGCATCAAGCTGATCGCCCGCCGCGTCGACGGCGTTTCCGGCAAGGAACTCGGCCCGCTGGTCGACGAAATGAAGGCACGGCTGGGTTCGGGCGCCGTGGTGGTGCTGGCCGAGGCGGAGGGCAAGGCCACCGTCGCCGCCGGCGTCACCCCGGACCTGACCGACCGCCTCAGCGCCGTCGAACTTGTGCAGGCCGCGACCTTCGCCCTGGGCGGCAAGGGCGGCGGCGGTCGTCCCGACCGCGCGCAGGGCGGCGCGCCCAGCCTCGCGGCGGCAGACCAGGCCATCGCCGCCGTCGAAACCCTGATTGGAGAAAAAGCATGA
- a CDS encoding RsmB/NOP family class I SAM-dependent RNA methyltransferase — MTPAARIAAAITILDRILAGEPAEPALLRWSRASRFAGSGDRAAVRDLVFDSLRRLRSRAALGGAMTGRGVMLGLCRDEGLDPATLFTGDGHAPATPSPAELGAGRMPDAAEALDLPDWLLPLWRASLGAEAEPVALAMRDRAPVWLRVNLRRAGPAEAIAALARDGIEVQRHETLATALRATGGARKLASARAYREGLVELQDLSPQLACAALPARGSLLDFCAGGGGKALALAAQGAGPVTAHDIDPRRMADLPERARRAGVQVGIASPGQVSGRFDLVLADVPCTGSGTWRRSPDAKWRLAAADLDRLLQLQAGILDQAAGFVATGGHLAYMTCSLLEPENGAQVAAFLARSPAFQPVAQQRFTPLSASDGFFLALMRRR; from the coding sequence ATGACCCCAGCCGCCCGCATCGCCGCGGCCATCACCATCCTGGACCGCATTCTTGCCGGGGAACCGGCCGAGCCCGCGCTGCTGCGCTGGTCCCGCGCCAGCCGCTTCGCCGGCTCGGGCGACCGCGCGGCCGTGCGCGACCTGGTCTTCGACAGCCTGCGTCGGCTGCGCTCGCGCGCCGCGCTGGGCGGGGCGATGACCGGGCGCGGCGTGATGCTGGGCCTGTGCCGGGACGAGGGGCTCGACCCGGCGACGCTCTTTACCGGCGACGGCCACGCCCCGGCCACGCCGTCCCCCGCCGAACTGGGCGCCGGGCGGATGCCCGATGCTGCCGAGGCCCTGGACCTGCCGGACTGGCTGCTGCCGCTGTGGCGAGCATCGCTGGGCGCCGAGGCGGAACCGGTGGCACTGGCGATGCGGGACCGTGCCCCGGTCTGGCTGCGGGTGAACCTGCGCCGTGCGGGTCCCGCCGAGGCGATCGCCGCGTTGGCGCGGGACGGGATCGAGGTCCAGCGCCATGAGACGCTGGCAACGGCGTTGCGCGCGACAGGCGGCGCCCGCAAGCTGGCGAGCGCGCGGGCCTATCGCGAGGGGTTGGTCGAGTTGCAGGACCTGTCGCCGCAGCTGGCTTGCGCCGCGCTGCCGGCGCGGGGAAGCCTGCTGGACTTCTGCGCCGGCGGCGGTGGCAAGGCGCTTGCGCTGGCCGCGCAGGGTGCGGGACCGGTCACCGCCCACGACATCGATCCCCGACGCATGGCCGACCTGCCGGAGCGGGCCCGGCGGGCGGGGGTGCAGGTCGGCATCGCCTCTCCGGGCCAGGTCTCCGGACGGTTCGATCTGGTTCTGGCGGACGTGCCCTGTACGGGCAGCGGCACCTGGCGGCGCAGCCCGGATGCGAAATGGCGCCTGGCCGCCGCCGATCTAGACCGGCTGCTGCAACTGCAGGCCGGCATCCTCGACCAGGCGGCGGGTTTCGTGGCCACGGGCGGTCACCTGGCCTATATGACCTGTTCGCTGCTCGAGCCCGAGAACGGCGCCCAAGTCGCGGCCTTCCTGGCCCGCAGCCCCGCGTTCCAGCCGGTGGCGCAGCAGCGGTTTACGCCGCTGTCGGCCTCGGACGGGTTTTTCCTGGCGCTGATGCGCCGCCGTTAA
- a CDS encoding class II glutamine amidotransferase, producing the protein MCRWAAYLGSPIYLEDVICRPGHSLVRQSQGATRCHTPVNADGFGLAWYGERPEPGLYRDVMPAWSDSNLRSLTATLRSHLFLAHVRASTGSATSRNNCHPFVVGRWSFMHNGQFGGYEDYRRHAEALIPDDLYCHRKGATDSEALFLMALGEGLETDPAAAMAAATAKFEALARQRGSAPHVRLTAAFSDGQRLYALRYASDEHAPSLFHRWSDTRGGRAVVSEPLESDEPGWQEIPAQSFCVFEGAEVAINPFRPDRQRTAA; encoded by the coding sequence ATGTGTCGCTGGGCAGCCTATCTCGGCAGTCCGATCTATCTTGAGGACGTCATCTGCCGGCCCGGCCATTCGCTGGTCCGGCAAAGCCAGGGCGCCACGCGCTGTCATACGCCGGTGAATGCCGACGGCTTCGGCCTGGCCTGGTATGGCGAGCGGCCCGAGCCAGGGCTCTATCGCGACGTGATGCCGGCCTGGTCCGACAGCAATCTGCGCAGCCTGACCGCGACTCTGCGCTCGCATCTGTTCCTGGCCCATGTCCGCGCCTCGACCGGTTCCGCCACAAGCCGCAACAATTGCCACCCTTTCGTCGTCGGCCGCTGGAGCTTCATGCACAATGGCCAGTTCGGCGGCTATGAGGACTATCGCCGCCACGCCGAGGCGCTGATTCCCGACGATCTCTACTGCCATCGCAAGGGCGCCACCGACAGCGAGGCGCTGTTCCTCATGGCGTTGGGCGAGGGGCTGGAGACCGATCCCGCCGCCGCCATGGCCGCCGCCACCGCCAAGTTCGAGGCTCTGGCCCGGCAGCGCGGCAGCGCGCCGCATGTGCGGCTGACCGCGGCTTTTTCCGACGGGCAGCGGCTCTACGCGCTGCGCTATGCCAGCGACGAACACGCGCCCAGCCTGTTCCACCGCTGGTCCGACACCCGCGGCGGCCGCGCCGTAGTCTCGGAACCGCTGGAAAGCGACGAGCCTGGCTGGCAGGAAATCCCGGCGCAGAGCTTTTGCGTCTTCGAGGGGGCAGAGGTAGCAATCAACCCCTTTCGCCCCGACCGACAGCGCACCGCCGCCTGA